One window of Choristoneura fumiferana chromosome 13, NRCan_CFum_1, whole genome shotgun sequence genomic DNA carries:
- the LOC141434058 gene encoding luciferin 4-monooxygenase-like, with protein MFNNNLYVNGDQDVQVPAHLNFGKYILDRLRSRSEEIAVENAITGEAMNYKDFTEYAVKLSSSLMDLGVKRGDTVGVGSEKRVTFVPTALAVVFTGAAYTPYDLKSGRAGLLHKLNLTRPKYFICSPLFWEVYGDILRNLDYIDTFICFDDSKDISLSIKNLILRPNDVTNFEPATVQGQIDTALILYSSGTTGMPKGVQLTHLNCILNSLPKDFEDESLKTAFMFGEWYHNYDTFMTYKFLSAGRKIVYVDTVTPENLMKSIHNCQVNIAMLVPSLVGYLSKAEEVEKYDLSTLKIIYCRSSPLHRKTIEAVKRRFLTLKNILQGYGMTEAGELTSESWGVKGPKIGSVGMASPGIILKVVHPETREVLGPNQRGEICLRGPVFMKGYISIEPSTYLDDQGFFITGDLGYYDEDKYFYIVDRLKEILSYDGYKVAPLELETILQLHPGVREAGVVGQPAGDIGELPTAFVVCQRGATVSPQELIDYVSKEVPPYMELRGGVRFVSELPRNPRGKILRRQLREMLNETDHII; from the exons ATGTTTAATAACAATCTTTATGTGAATGGCGATCAAGACGTTCAAGTTCCTGCTCAtttgaattttggcaaatatatCCTTGATCGCCTACGCAGTAGGAGTGAGGAAATAGCTGTG GAAAATGCTATAACGGGGGAAGCTATGAACTATAAAGATTTTACTGAATATGCGGTGAAGTTGTCTTCGTCTTTGATGGATCTTGGAGTAAAGAGAGGGGATACAGTAGGAGTCGGCAGCGAGAAACGTGTGACATTTGTACCAACAGCCCTCGCCGTCGTGTTTACGGGAGCTGCTTACACCCCTTATGACTTGAAAAGTGGCagag ctGGACTCTTACACAAGTTGAATTTAACAAGGCCCAAGTATTTTATCTGTTCTCCTTTATTTTGGGAAGTCTATGGTGATATATTACGAAATTTAGATTACATCGacacttttatttgttttgatgaCAGTAAAGatattagtttatcaataaAGAATTTGATTTTGAGACCAAATGACGTGACAAATTTTGAACCGGCTACCGTTCAAGGACAGATCGACACCGCGCTAATTTTGTATTCGTCTGGCACTACTGGCATGCCAAAAGGAGTTCAATTAACACACTTGAACTGTATTTTAAACAGTTTGCCTAAAGA TTTCGAAGATGAATCTCTTAAAACTGCATTTATGTTTGGAGAATGGTACCACAATTACGATACATTCATGACGTACAAGTTTCTCTCTGCTGGAAGAAAGATTGTGTATGTGGATACCGTTACGCCTGAAAATCTCATGAAAAGTATTCATAACTGTCAG GTTAATATCGCAATGTTAGTGCCTTCACTTGTGGGTTACTTGTCTAAGGCAGAAGAAGTCGAAAAATATGATTTAAgtacattgaaaataatatACTGTCGCTCATCTCCTCTACATAGAAAAACAATTGAAGCAGTCAAGAGACG GTTCCTTACATTAAAAAACATTCTACAAGGTTACGGTATGACAGAAGCAGGAGAACTTACGTCAGAGAGTTGGGGCGTGAAGGGACCAAAAATAGGAAGTGTTGGTATGGCTTCCCCGGGTATTATACTGAAG GTTGTTCATCCGGAAACACGTGAGGTTCTAGGGCCCAACCAACGAGGAGAAATATGTCTACGTGGTCCTGTTTTTATGAAGGGTTACATAAGCATTGAGCCTTCCACGTATCTCGATGATCAAGGATTTTTCATAACTGGTGATTTGGGATACTATGACGAAGACAAATACTTTTACATCGTCGACAGGCTAAAGGAAATTTTATCGTACGATGGATATAAG GTAGCTCCACTAGAGTTGGAGACGATCCTGCAGCTGCACCCAGGCGTACGCGAGGCGGGCGTGGTGGGCCAACCCGCAGGAGATATCGGCGAGCTGCCCACCGCCTTCGTCGTGTGCCAACGCGGCGCCACCGTCTCACCACAAGAACTCATAGACTACGTTTCTAAAGAG gTACCACCTTACATGGAACTGAGGGGCGGCGTGAGATTCGTGTCGGAATTGCCGAGGAACCCTAGAGGAAAAATCTTACGACGTCAATTGAGAGAAATGTTAAATGAAACGGATCACATCATATAA